In one Terriglobia bacterium genomic region, the following are encoded:
- a CDS encoding DUF362 domain-containing protein: MGTVTTLGTIESLLQDKRVAVSFTGLKDYPTELPFDPPERYPEYALKGVDPNNEVYAWVRETLHRAGLDQKNFGTPNWNPLGDIVQPGMKVLIKPNTVSHMHEENKEYFSVIIHPSVIRPMLDYLCIALKNQGKITIGDSQVIFGHFEEAMAASRIDKLLVWYRQQTSIPIECIDLRTVRGVRTWMYGKWARKKVGQDPLGYQTVDLGKESFFKDIDPKRLRIAIASYKKMYEHHSEGRHEYVFPKSVLESDAIINIPKLKTHRRTAITLALKNFMGLPASKDSLPHFRTGSVEEGGDQYIYPSWRKRVCLVLHDQIQTRSWVPVKFMFAVIKKLIWDTHKVIPFKDDVYEAMWYGNDTLWRTLLDINRIVFYADKNGKLRDTPQRKYFCLIDGIVAGEGNGPLSPNPLAPGVLIAGYNSAAIDAVATSLMGFDIDKIPLVKKALEDGEQKRPIFRGNREQIEVIEGGRVLSLAEMQKSANLKFEPHPNWKGQVERK, from the coding sequence ATGGGAACGGTGACTACATTGGGGACGATCGAATCTTTGCTGCAGGACAAGAGAGTCGCGGTTTCCTTCACAGGGCTCAAGGATTACCCCACGGAGCTCCCCTTCGATCCTCCCGAGAGGTACCCCGAGTATGCCTTGAAAGGTGTTGACCCCAACAACGAGGTCTACGCCTGGGTCCGGGAAACTCTTCATAGGGCAGGCCTGGACCAGAAGAACTTCGGAACTCCCAATTGGAATCCCCTCGGCGACATCGTCCAGCCGGGCATGAAGGTGTTGATCAAGCCCAACACCGTCTCGCACATGCATGAGGAAAACAAGGAATATTTTTCCGTCATCATCCACCCGTCCGTCATCCGGCCGATGCTTGATTATCTTTGTATTGCTCTGAAGAATCAGGGAAAGATCACCATCGGGGATTCTCAGGTGATCTTTGGGCATTTTGAAGAGGCCATGGCGGCATCCCGGATCGACAAACTTCTCGTTTGGTATCGCCAGCAAACCTCCATTCCTATCGAGTGCATCGACCTCCGCACGGTCCGTGGCGTGCGGACGTGGATGTACGGCAAGTGGGCGCGCAAGAAAGTTGGCCAGGATCCTCTGGGTTACCAGACCGTGGACTTGGGGAAGGAAAGTTTCTTCAAGGATATCGATCCCAAGCGGCTCCGGATCGCGATCGCCAGTTACAAAAAGATGTACGAGCATCATTCCGAGGGTCGCCACGAGTATGTGTTCCCCAAATCCGTGCTGGAAAGCGACGCGATCATAAACATCCCGAAGTTGAAAACCCATCGGCGCACGGCGATCACGCTGGCCTTGAAAAACTTCATGGGGCTGCCCGCCTCCAAGGACAGCCTTCCGCACTTTCGCACGGGTTCTGTCGAGGAAGGAGGCGACCAGTACATTTATCCCTCCTGGCGGAAGCGGGTCTGCCTTGTTTTGCACGACCAGATCCAGACGCGGTCTTGGGTTCCCGTAAAGTTCATGTTCGCGGTGATCAAGAAACTCATTTGGGACACGCACAAGGTGATTCCCTTCAAGGACGACGTTTACGAGGCGATGTGGTACGGGAACGACACGCTCTGGCGGACCCTGTTGGATATAAACCGGATTGTTTTCTACGCGGATAAGAACGGCAAGCTGCGCGATACTCCGCAGCGCAAGTATTTCTGTTTGATTGACGGAATTGTGGCCGGCGAAGGAAATGGCCCGCTCTCGCCCAACCCCTTGGCGCCGGGCGTTTTGATAGCCGGTTACAATTCGGCTGCCATCGATGCGGTCGCGACCTCACTCATGGGATTTGACATTGATAAGATTCCCCTCGTCAAAAAGGCGCTGGAGGATGGCGAGCAAAAGAGGCCGATCTTCCGCGGAAATCGCGAGCAGATTGAAGTGATCGAAGGCGGTCGGGTCCTCAGCTTGGCAGAAATGCAAAAATCCGCAAATCTGAAATTCGAGCCGCATCCAAACTGGAAAGGGCAAGTGGAACGCAAATAG
- a CDS encoding glycosyltransferase family 4 protein has protein sequence MSQESNRVRVLYSFPHKLGADRICYTAWQQVNGIAAVGVDVLVFPGALSKPVPPGVRVRPTLARGKVRIPYKILGSMRAFALHDYIVSRRIEKLVGKIDIVHTWPLGALRTLKAAAKLGIPSVLERPNAHTRFAYEVVQKECERIGVPLPPGHEHAYNEEILRIEEEEYQLADRLLCPSDFVANIFIEQGFPPEKLARHQYGFDEKIYHANGRPRDPNCGFTMLFVGGVAPRKGLHYALEAWLKSPAHREGSFLIAGEFIPGYAEKLSTMLSDPSIHVLGHRNDVADLMRKSDILILPTIEEGSALVTSEARGSGCVLLVSQAAGAICKHMENALVHRVGDVEALTQHITALYENRALLEKLRVASLSTVHEITWSAAGMKLLQVYREVIAAHSKQALPEGRQLQTPVS, from the coding sequence ATGAGCCAAGAAAGCAATCGTGTTCGGGTGTTGTACAGTTTCCCGCACAAGCTGGGCGCGGACAGGATCTGTTACACAGCCTGGCAACAGGTGAATGGCATCGCTGCGGTCGGCGTGGATGTTCTAGTCTTTCCTGGCGCTCTCAGCAAACCTGTACCCCCCGGCGTGAGAGTCCGGCCAACGCTCGCCAGAGGAAAGGTGCGCATCCCCTATAAGATCCTTGGCAGCATGCGCGCTTTCGCCCTCCACGACTATATTGTGTCTCGTCGAATCGAGAAGCTGGTTGGGAAAATTGATATTGTTCACACGTGGCCGCTAGGGGCACTGCGAACGCTTAAGGCCGCCGCAAAGCTGGGGATTCCCAGCGTGCTCGAAAGGCCTAATGCGCATACGCGTTTTGCTTACGAGGTGGTGCAGAAGGAATGCGAGCGCATCGGAGTTCCTTTGCCGCCCGGCCATGAACACGCCTATAACGAGGAGATCCTGCGCATCGAGGAAGAGGAGTATCAGCTCGCCGATCGCCTTCTTTGCCCGTCTGATTTTGTCGCAAACATATTCATCGAACAGGGTTTCCCGCCGGAGAAGCTTGCGCGACATCAATACGGATTCGATGAGAAGATTTACCATGCGAACGGCAGGCCACGGGACCCAAACTGTGGGTTTACGATGTTGTTTGTTGGCGGGGTTGCACCAAGAAAGGGTTTGCACTACGCTCTCGAGGCCTGGCTGAAATCTCCCGCTCATCGGGAAGGCAGCTTTCTAATTGCGGGGGAGTTCATACCGGGATACGCGGAAAAGCTTTCTACGATGCTTTCTGACCCCAGCATCCACGTACTGGGACACCGCAATGATGTGGCCGATCTCATGCGGAAAAGCGATATCCTGATCCTGCCGACGATTGAGGAAGGAAGCGCTCTCGTGACGTCGGAGGCCCGGGGGAGTGGGTGCGTCCTGCTTGTCTCGCAAGCGGCCGGCGCCATCTGCAAGCATATGGAGAACGCGCTTGTCCATCGCGTCGGCGACGTTGAGGCGCTCACGCAACATATAACCGCTCTGTACGAGAATCGCGCGCTTTTAGAAAAGTTGCGCGTTGCATCTCTGAGTACCGTACACGAAATCACATGGTCCGCGGCTGGGATGAAGCTTTTGCAAGTATATCGCGAGGTCATCGCGGCCCACTCCAAACAGGCGCTTCCTGAAGGCCGCCAACTTCAGACACCTGTCTCTTGA
- a CDS encoding glycosyltransferase, which translates to MDLSIICVNWNSLGYLRECIVSIYEYTHGISFEVIVVDNASSEVGVETLKDFFPNISIVQSSENLGFSRANNLGFAHSSGRYVLFLNPDTQLISPAINILLGSLQSLPDAGVLGAKLLNSDLTIQTSCIQKFPGILNQILEIEYLRLRWPECPLWGIAPLFSNDEKPIRVEVISGACMMLKREVFEQVGMFSDEYFMYADDLDLCYKVERAGWTNYYVGGAVVIHHGGKSTSQRTANQWATIMKFKSIIQFCTKTRGRAYGLLYRAAMGCAALGRLTILGLMYPLGSIVWNKETLQAASSKWSAVLKCAVGLQG; encoded by the coding sequence ATGGACCTTTCAATCATTTGCGTGAACTGGAACTCATTGGGCTACCTCCGAGAATGCATCGTCAGTATCTACGAATACACGCACGGGATCTCGTTTGAAGTCATCGTTGTCGATAATGCGTCATCAGAGGTGGGGGTGGAAACGCTCAAGGATTTCTTCCCGAATATCTCCATCGTACAGAGCAGCGAAAATCTTGGATTTTCACGCGCCAATAATCTTGGATTCGCTCATTCTTCCGGCCGATACGTGCTTTTTCTCAATCCCGACACGCAGCTAATCAGTCCGGCGATCAATATCCTGCTGGGATCTCTCCAATCGTTACCGGATGCGGGCGTCCTAGGAGCCAAGCTATTAAATAGCGATCTCACCATCCAGACGAGTTGCATCCAGAAATTTCCCGGGATTCTGAATCAGATCCTGGAGATCGAGTATCTGCGGCTGCGCTGGCCAGAATGTCCCTTGTGGGGAATTGCTCCGCTCTTCTCCAACGATGAGAAACCAATTCGTGTGGAAGTGATTTCTGGTGCGTGCATGATGTTGAAACGCGAAGTATTCGAGCAAGTGGGGATGTTTAGCGATGAATATTTCATGTACGCTGATGATTTGGATCTTTGCTACAAGGTCGAACGGGCCGGATGGACGAATTACTATGTGGGTGGGGCAGTGGTGATCCACCATGGAGGAAAGAGCACGAGTCAGCGCACGGCCAACCAGTGGGCGACAATCATGAAGTTCAAATCAATTATACAATTCTGTACAAAGACCCGGGGACGAGCGTACGGATTGCTCTATCGTGCCGCGATGGGTTGCGCTGCCTTAGGGCGCCTGACGATTCTCGGACTCATGTACCCTCTTGGCAGCATTGTGTGGAATAAGGAAACCCTCCAAGCGGCCTCGTCGAAGTGGAGTGCTGTACTGAAATGCGCCGTCGGATTGCAGGGTTGA
- a CDS encoding GNAT family N-acetyltransferase, translated as MEDYGWPVTLRKSLGYLFQTFYAHQVYRIYRIDLTEPRPSALCDEQGLSFRILDPDDHQAISQIEKVHEWLQGGLKESIRAGALCLVALQGEKVAGFNLIGFGEVFMPLVNKKRTFRKGDAWSEQIAVMKDFRQLGLGSQLRYRIFEELGSRGVKRLYGGALTSNVGSLKLARKVGFREIIDIHYFRILGRDIWRYKKVQQ; from the coding sequence GTGGAAGACTATGGCTGGCCGGTTACTCTCAGAAAGAGTCTGGGTTACCTCTTCCAGACATTTTATGCCCATCAGGTTTACCGCATCTATCGAATCGACCTCACGGAGCCGCGCCCTTCTGCGCTGTGCGATGAACAGGGCCTGTCTTTTAGGATTCTCGATCCGGACGATCATCAGGCCATCTCGCAGATTGAGAAGGTTCACGAATGGCTTCAGGGCGGATTGAAAGAAAGCATCCGGGCCGGCGCCTTGTGCCTGGTGGCCCTGCAGGGCGAGAAGGTGGCGGGGTTTAACTTGATTGGGTTCGGCGAAGTGTTTATGCCACTGGTCAATAAGAAGCGGACCTTTCGCAAGGGTGATGCCTGGTCCGAACAGATTGCGGTGATGAAAGACTTCCGGCAATTGGGTCTCGGTTCTCAGCTCCGCTACAGGATTTTTGAGGAGCTTGGCAGCCGGGGGGTCAAGCGCCTTTATGGCGGCGCTCTCACTTCCAACGTCGGCTCGCTCAAATTGGCAAGAAAAGTGGGCTTCCGGGAAATCATCGATATTCATTACTTCCGAATACTGGGACGTGACATTTGGCGGTATAAGAAGGTGCAGCAGTGA
- a CDS encoding peptidoglycan bridge formation glycyltransferase FemA/FemB family protein — MTMHQIDPIKDPRWEVFLERHPCSSVFHSAAWLAALHKTYGYEPVAYTTTRPGTELENGLVFCRIDSWLTGRRLVSLPFSDHCHPLVDRQENLVSLLQGLQRIQVDERLKCIEIRPLESSTIEWGNFAAAESVYLHKVDLRPSLEQLFRNLHKDSIQRKIRRAEREGLICEEGRSEALLSKFYRLMLLTRRRHELPPASLDWFRNLGVCMGEKFTIRVACKNERPIAAVLILSHKNTVVYKYGCSDAEFHNFGGMPFLLWKTIENAKKEGAEELDLGRSDIDNSGLVQFKERLGASRSTLTYVKFPASRARSTSAGWKMQIAKLVVSYLPDRCLITAGRLLYPHIG; from the coding sequence GTGACCATGCATCAAATTGATCCGATCAAAGATCCGCGATGGGAAGTGTTTCTGGAGCGCCATCCGTGCTCCTCGGTCTTCCATTCCGCTGCCTGGCTCGCGGCGTTGCATAAGACTTATGGCTACGAGCCGGTCGCATATACAACTACGAGGCCGGGCACGGAGTTAGAGAATGGACTTGTCTTTTGCCGAATCGACAGCTGGCTGACGGGACGGCGCTTGGTGTCGTTGCCATTTTCGGATCACTGCCATCCCCTGGTAGACAGGCAGGAAAATCTGGTCTCCCTACTGCAAGGCTTACAACGCATTCAGGTGGACGAAAGATTAAAGTGCATCGAGATCCGGCCGCTGGAAAGCTCGACTATCGAGTGGGGAAACTTTGCTGCAGCAGAATCAGTTTATCTCCACAAGGTGGATCTTCGTCCCAGCCTGGAACAGTTGTTCCGTAATTTGCATAAAGATTCGATACAAAGAAAAATCCGGCGCGCCGAACGGGAGGGATTGATCTGTGAGGAGGGGAGGTCGGAAGCCCTGCTCAGCAAATTTTATCGATTGATGTTGCTCACTCGCCGTCGGCACGAACTTCCTCCCGCTTCCCTCGATTGGTTCCGGAATCTGGGGGTTTGCATGGGCGAAAAGTTTACAATCCGCGTGGCTTGTAAGAATGAGAGACCGATTGCTGCGGTTCTCATCCTCTCGCATAAGAATACGGTCGTTTACAAGTACGGCTGTTCCGACGCCGAGTTCCATAATTTCGGGGGGATGCCTTTTCTGCTCTGGAAGACAATCGAAAACGCCAAAAAGGAAGGCGCTGAGGAGCTTGACCTGGGAAGGTCAGATATAGACAATTCCGGACTGGTCCAGTTTAAGGAACGGTTAGGGGCCTCTCGATCAACGCTGACTTATGTAAAGTTCCCGGCGAGCCGTGCACGAAGCACAAGTGCAGGCTGGAAGATGCAAATCGCTAAACTAGTTGTTTCCTATTTGCCAGACCGATGTCTTATCACGGCAGGAAGGTTGCTCTATCCCCATATTGGCTGA
- a CDS encoding pyridoxamine 5'-phosphate oxidase family protein: MAFIFVNPSVMTPDIERALKQYMVWFGSYKASGELRTTEVWSIVTAGCIEFITPSDTHKVARVRRNPRVLCHLGSAEGPVIAGTATILEEKREVWRVYRAYWKTHPFKMVLSVTPRIIRQTLMGRRVAIRVQPDEPNPLAAVTDPAP; the protein is encoded by the coding sequence ATGGCGTTCATCTTCGTGAACCCGTCCGTCATGACACCCGATATCGAACGCGCCCTAAAGCAATACATGGTCTGGTTCGGCTCGTACAAGGCCTCCGGCGAACTGAGGACGACGGAGGTGTGGTCCATTGTAACCGCCGGCTGCATTGAATTCATCACACCGTCGGATACGCACAAAGTAGCGCGCGTGCGCCGCAATCCGCGCGTGCTCTGCCATCTCGGGAGCGCCGAAGGTCCGGTGATTGCCGGAACGGCCACGATTCTCGAAGAAAAGCGCGAAGTCTGGCGCGTGTACCGGGCTTACTGGAAGACTCATCCGTTCAAGATGGTTCTGAGTGTCACACCGCGGATCATCCGGCAAACCCTGATGGGCAGGCGAGTCGCCATCCGCGTGCAGCCGGATGAGCCCAACCCGCTGGCAGCAGTAACGGACCCGGCACCCTAG
- the asnB gene encoding asparagine synthase (glutamine-hydrolyzing) — protein MCGFCGKLMFDRGATVSPILLKTMADTIRHRGPDDEGFYSSGPIGLGFRRLSIIDLQTGHQPIPNEDGSVWIVFNGEIYNYQELRNDLLSKGHVFKTRTDTEVIVHLYEELGEDCVKKLRGMFAIAIWDDRQKTLFLARDRVGIKPLYYWLGKDSLVFASEIKAILADPEVKAEVQPALIDRFLTFYYVPGEETLFRNVYKLAPGSSMVVRKGEPRVRQYWDLDFQPAAQARDLRQAQKQLLDLLDETVQLHMISDVPVGFLLSGGVDSTAMLSFATGKTNRPISSYTVGFADPGIIDERPYARLAAKKFGTRHHEISISSKEFTEFLPNYIWHMEEPVCEPPAIALYYVSRLARNDVKVLISGEGGDEAFAGYSNYRNLVWLERIKRAFGPLREPAGKCLLAVNHLVQSKTVAKFAPLMCIPLDSYYYSRTSSPFNFFNRRTRDLYSAEFAHQVTKEWSVGAVRKYLGPEVPRGTLEKMLYVDTKTWLPDDLLLKADKMTMANSVELRVPFLDHKVLEFAAALPSRYKIRGWTTKYVAKKALETRVPRAILERRKAGFPVPYESWLRTDLRDWLHGILLDRETLARGYFEKRCIEDLISIDLRDGGYSKELFSLAVLELWHRVFLEGTKTHLSPSASAPPYRLVTQSRSEST, from the coding sequence GTGTGCGGCTTCTGCGGAAAATTGATGTTTGATCGTGGAGCGACTGTATCGCCGATTTTGCTGAAGACGATGGCGGATACTATTCGTCATCGAGGACCGGATGACGAAGGATTCTATTCCTCCGGGCCGATTGGTTTGGGCTTTCGTCGGCTTTCCATTATTGACTTGCAGACGGGTCACCAGCCGATTCCGAATGAAGATGGCAGTGTGTGGATAGTCTTTAACGGCGAAATCTACAATTATCAGGAACTCAGAAATGACTTGTTGTCGAAGGGTCATGTTTTCAAGACGCGGACAGATACTGAGGTAATCGTCCACCTCTACGAGGAGCTGGGTGAAGACTGCGTAAAGAAACTCCGAGGCATGTTTGCGATCGCGATCTGGGACGACCGCCAGAAGACCCTCTTTCTCGCAAGAGACCGTGTCGGAATTAAACCTCTTTATTACTGGCTGGGAAAAGACTCTCTGGTCTTTGCTTCGGAGATCAAGGCCATCTTGGCCGATCCAGAAGTAAAAGCGGAAGTCCAGCCCGCTTTGATCGACAGATTTTTGACTTTCTATTATGTTCCCGGCGAAGAAACATTGTTTCGAAATGTTTACAAACTGGCGCCGGGATCCAGCATGGTGGTCCGAAAAGGCGAACCACGCGTCCGGCAGTATTGGGATCTGGACTTTCAGCCGGCCGCTCAGGCCCGCGACCTGCGCCAAGCGCAGAAGCAATTGCTGGATCTGCTTGATGAAACCGTGCAATTGCACATGATCAGCGATGTGCCCGTAGGATTTCTCTTGAGCGGTGGCGTGGACTCTACTGCGATGCTCAGTTTCGCCACTGGAAAGACGAACCGCCCGATCAGTTCTTACACCGTCGGTTTTGCGGATCCGGGAATCATCGATGAACGCCCTTATGCCCGGCTGGCCGCCAAGAAGTTCGGCACGAGACATCATGAGATTTCGATATCAAGTAAGGAATTTACGGAGTTTTTGCCAAACTATATCTGGCACATGGAAGAGCCCGTCTGCGAACCACCCGCCATCGCCCTGTATTATGTTTCTCGACTGGCCCGCAACGACGTCAAAGTGCTGATCTCGGGGGAGGGCGGCGATGAAGCGTTCGCCGGGTACAGCAATTACCGAAACCTCGTCTGGTTGGAGCGAATCAAGCGCGCGTTCGGTCCGTTGCGGGAGCCTGCAGGCAAATGTCTGTTGGCGGTAAATCATTTGGTCCAGTCCAAGACGGTCGCAAAATTTGCGCCCTTAATGTGCATTCCCCTGGACAGTTATTACTACAGCCGTACATCTTCGCCGTTCAATTTTTTCAATCGCCGTACCCGAGATCTTTATTCAGCAGAGTTTGCCCATCAAGTGACAAAGGAGTGGTCTGTGGGTGCCGTTCGGAAGTATCTCGGACCCGAGGTGCCCCGAGGGACTTTGGAAAAGATGCTCTATGTGGATACGAAGACTTGGCTACCCGATGACCTGCTGCTGAAAGCGGACAAGATGACGATGGCCAACTCCGTGGAGCTCCGGGTGCCATTCCTTGATCACAAGGTTCTTGAATTTGCTGCGGCCCTTCCGAGTCGATACAAAATTCGAGGATGGACCACCAAATACGTGGCGAAGAAAGCTCTGGAGACTCGAGTGCCGAGAGCGATTCTAGAGCGCCGGAAGGCGGGTTTCCCGGTTCCATACGAATCCTGGCTCAGAACTGACTTGCGGGATTGGTTGCACGGCATCCTGCTTGATCGAGAGACTTTGGCCAGAGGCTATTTCGAGAAGAGGTGCATCGAAGATCTTATCTCGATCGATCTCCGCGATGGCGGGTACTCCAAAGAACTTTTCTCTCTTGCGGTGCTGGAGTTATGGCATCGCGTCTTCCTTGAAGGGACTAAAACTCACCTGTCCCCATCCGCATCGGCGCCGCCTTATCGTCTTGTGACTCAGAGCCGAAGCGAATCTACGTAA
- a CDS encoding glycosyltransferase family 2 protein, which produces MDIKYVVITPVRDEEAHLRYTMESMVAQTVRPREWVLVNDGSRDQTGNIIDEYARRYPWIRAVHRGNRGHRKAGGGVVEAFNDGYHSLTYPDWEFIVKLDGDLSFESGYFEKCIDYFQREPRLGVGGGAIYHIFNGKQVLEECPAFHVRGATKIYRRTCWEAIGGYWPAPGWDTIDEIKANMLGWTTRSFPDLHLIHHRYTGSADGRWGGMVKNGRSDYVCGYHPLYMLLKCIYRLTRRPYVIGSIALLYGFVTGYLKRIPRVNDAELIKYLRRQQLGRLTGRETIWR; this is translated from the coding sequence ATGGACATAAAATACGTAGTCATCACACCGGTGCGGGATGAAGAAGCTCATCTGAGATACACGATGGAGAGTATGGTTGCGCAAACCGTCCGTCCTCGAGAATGGGTGCTCGTGAATGACGGTTCGCGGGACCAGACAGGGAATATCATTGATGAATATGCGCGGCGCTATCCGTGGATTCGCGCTGTACACCGAGGGAACCGCGGTCATCGAAAGGCGGGCGGCGGGGTGGTCGAGGCATTCAACGACGGATACCACAGTTTAACTTACCCAGATTGGGAATTCATCGTCAAGTTAGATGGGGATTTGTCCTTCGAGTCCGGTTATTTCGAAAAATGTATCGACTATTTTCAGCGGGAACCCCGGCTGGGCGTGGGGGGAGGGGCCATTTATCACATTTTTAACGGAAAACAAGTGCTGGAAGAGTGCCCCGCATTTCACGTTCGGGGTGCTACAAAAATCTACCGGAGGACCTGTTGGGAAGCCATTGGTGGGTATTGGCCAGCACCGGGATGGGACACGATCGATGAGATAAAGGCCAACATGCTTGGCTGGACTACAAGGAGCTTCCCGGATCTGCATCTTATTCATCATCGATACACTGGGTCGGCTGACGGCCGGTGGGGTGGAATGGTTAAGAATGGGAGATCGGACTACGTTTGTGGATACCATCCGCTGTATATGCTACTAAAATGCATTTATCGCCTTACTCGCAGGCCTTACGTCATCGGCTCCATTGCGTTGCTGTATGGGTTCGTTACGGGTTACCTGAAACGGATTCCACGGGTAAATGACGCGGAACTAATCAAATATCTTCGGCGTCAACAACTCGGTCGGCTTACCGGAAGAGAGACTATTTGGAGATGA
- a CDS encoding glycosyltransferase family 4 protein — protein sequence MKIMLICNEYPPRPHGGIGTFVQTLARGLHRRGHEVTVVGMGLESEESTDEGIPVIILRKCKIRYVGNLISRLRMRRWIFSRVKAGQVDVIESPDYSGMLPFGVNGCPVVVRLHQTGTALRLDRGQKKARGIAFYERRALMANPNWIGVSHYIVDLTQRVFGVFPGRSTVIYNPVSMPPSDLPEVAGLPANYVLYAAQVSRRKGALMLAEAAREFLSRHPGLHLVYAGGEISEGRNRPISEDIREIVGPDLSKRIHFLGHVDRGVVLACMKRARVFAFPSRLEAFGLVVLEAMSCGLPVVFSKNPPGPEVIEDGITGLLADPNSPKDFSEKISRILDDPELARRLVENARRSLAERFSVGKCIEETERFYGECLDAVKSPAQTSAPELQSARTRIRN from the coding sequence ATGAAGATCATGCTCATCTGCAACGAGTACCCCCCGCGGCCCCATGGCGGCATCGGCACTTTCGTTCAAACTCTCGCGAGGGGCTTACATCGGAGGGGACACGAAGTGACCGTGGTCGGTATGGGCCTCGAAAGCGAGGAGAGCACAGACGAAGGGATCCCGGTAATTATTCTCCGCAAATGCAAAATACGATATGTAGGGAATCTTATATCCCGTCTCCGCATGCGCAGGTGGATATTCTCGCGTGTGAAGGCTGGCCAGGTTGATGTAATCGAATCGCCCGACTACTCAGGAATGTTGCCTTTCGGAGTCAACGGATGTCCAGTTGTAGTACGCTTGCATCAAACGGGAACCGCCCTCCGCTTAGATCGAGGGCAGAAGAAAGCCCGCGGTATCGCCTTCTATGAACGACGAGCACTTATGGCAAATCCCAACTGGATTGGTGTGTCTCACTACATAGTGGACTTGACCCAGCGGGTTTTCGGCGTTTTTCCCGGACGATCCACAGTAATTTACAATCCAGTTTCCATGCCACCCTCCGATCTCCCCGAGGTGGCTGGGTTGCCTGCCAACTACGTGCTCTACGCCGCTCAGGTTTCGCGGAGAAAAGGGGCGCTAATGCTAGCGGAAGCCGCTCGCGAGTTTCTGAGTCGCCACCCAGGCTTGCATTTGGTGTACGCCGGAGGCGAAATTTCCGAAGGAAGAAACCGCCCCATTTCAGAGGACATCCGGGAAATCGTGGGGCCCGATCTGTCTAAGCGTATCCACTTTCTCGGTCATGTGGATCGCGGAGTCGTTCTGGCTTGCATGAAGCGGGCCAGAGTTTTTGCGTTTCCCAGCCGGCTTGAGGCTTTTGGGCTCGTAGTCTTGGAGGCGATGAGCTGTGGTCTCCCCGTTGTGTTTTCAAAGAACCCGCCTGGTCCTGAAGTCATCGAGGATGGCATAACCGGGCTGCTTGCCGATCCAAATTCTCCGAAGGACTTCAGCGAAAAAATCAGCCGGATACTCGACGACCCTGAGCTTGCGCGCCGCCTCGTCGAAAACGCCCGCAGGTCGCTTGCAGAACGTTTTTCCGTGGGAAAGTGCATTGAGGAAACAGAGCGGTTTTACGGGGAGTGTCTGGACGCGGTGAAAAGCCCCGCACAAACATCGGCACCGGAGCTGCAGTCCGCGAGGACAAGAATCCGTAACTGA